In one window of Epinephelus fuscoguttatus linkage group LG20, E.fuscoguttatus.final_Chr_v1 DNA:
- the kat7b gene encoding histone acetyltransferase KAT7 isoform X2 yields MPRRRQRHMVGSGSDGTEDSDSSAEREQTNSSESDGNMPKRQRLTRASTRLSQSSQDTPDLKRAADQDESPPLTPTGNAPSSESELDISSPNASHDESQAKDQANRDSDKDLSHRPKRRRCHETYNFNMKCPTPGCNSLGHLTGKHERHFAVSGCPLYHNLSADECKVKAISREKQEEEVKSQEENNSRHATRHQTPTSKQSKYKEQVAEMRKGRNSGLQKEQKEKHMEHRQTHSNTREPLLENITSEYDLELFRKAQARASEDLEKLRIQGQITEGSNMIKTILFGRYELDTWYHSPYPEEYARLGRLYVCEFCLKYMKSQTILRRHMAKCVWKHPPGDEVYRKGGISVFEVDGKKNKIYCQNLCLLAKLFLDHKTLYYDVEPFLFYVMTEADNTGCHLVGYFSKEKNSFLNYNVSCILTMPQYMRQGFGKMLIDFSYLLSKVEEKVGSPERPLSDLGLISYRSYWKEVLLRYMYNFQGKEISIKEISQETAVNPVDIVSTLQSLQMLKYWKGKHLVLKRQDLIDEWKAKEIKRGNSNKTIDPSSLKWTPPKGT; encoded by the exons ATGCCTCGTAGACGACAG AGACACATGGTCGGGAGTGGTTCAGATGGAACTGAAGACTCTGACTCCTCCGCTGAGAGAGAACAAACCAACAGTTCAGAAAGTGATGGAAACATGCCCAAGAGACAGCGCCTCACCAGAGCCTCTACTCGCCTTAGCCAAAGTTCTCAGG ATACTCCCGACTTGAAGCGAGCTGCAGACCAGGATGAATCTCCACCATTGACGCCCACAGGAAACGCCCCCTCCTCTGAGTCTGAGCTGGACATCTCCAGCCCCAATGCCTCCCACGATGAGAGCCAGGCCAAAGATCAAGCTAACAGAGACTCAGATAAGGACCTCTCTCATCGACCCAAGCGCCGCCGCTGTCACGAGACGTATAACTTCAACATGAAATGCCCTACGCCAGGATGCAATTCACTTG GTCACCTTACAGGAAAACATGAACGTCATTTTGCTGTGTCAGGTTGCCCTCTTTACCACAATCTCTCTGCTGATGAATGCAAG GTGAAAGCCATCAGCCGTGAGAagcaagaggaggaggtgaagagtCAGGAAGAAAACAACTCGCGCCATGCAACTCGTCATCAG ACACCAACATCAAAACAGAGCAAATACAAAGAGCAGGTGGCTGAGATGAGGAAGGGGCGAAACTCTGGCCTTCAGAAGGAGCAGAAGGAAAAGCACATG GAGCATCGgcaaacacacagcaacaccaGAGAGCCTCTGCTAGAGAACATCACCAGTGAATACGATCTGGAGCTCTTTAGAAAAGCCCAGGCCCGTGCATCTGAAGATCTG GAGAAGCTGCGGATCCAAGGTCAGATCACCGAAGGCAGTAACATGATAAAGACCATCCTGTTTGGCCGCTATGAGCTGGACACCTGGTACCATTCGCCCTACCCTGAGGAGTATGCACGCCTGGGTCGCCTCTATGTCTGTGAATTCTGCCTCAAGTACATGAAGAGCCAGACCATTCTGAGGCGACACATG GCCAAGTGTGTGTGGAAGCACCCTCCAGGAGATGAGGTGTACAGAAAGGGGGGAATATCTGTGTTTGAAGTAGATGGCAAAAAGAATAAG ATCTACTGCCAGAACCTGTGTTTACTCGCCAAGCTCTTCTTGGACCACAAAACGCTCTATTATGACGTGGAGCCTTTTCTCTTCTACGTCATGACTGAGGCTGACAACACTGGCTGCCATTTAGTGGGATACTTTTCAAAG GAGAAGAATTCCTTCCTCAACTACAACGTATCCTGCATCCTGACAATGCCACAGTACATGAGGCAGGGCTTTGGCAAGATGCTCATCGACTTca gCTACCTGCTGTCCAAAGTGGAAGAGAAGGTTGGCTCACCAGAGAGGCCTCTGTCTGACCTTGGCCTCATCAGTTACCGTAGCTACTGGAAGGAAGTGTTACTAAGATACATGTACAATTTCCAAGGCAAGGAGATCTCCATCAAAG AGATCAGTCAGGAAACTGCAGTTAATCCGGTGGACATTGTGAGCACCCTGCAGTCTCTCCAGATGCTCAAATATTGGAAGGGAAAGCACTTGGTGTTGAAGCGACAG GACCTGATAGACGAGTGGAAAGCGAAGGAGATCAAGCGCGGCAATAGCAATAAAACCATCGACCCGAGCTCACTAAAATGGACGCCTCCCAAAGGGACATAA
- the kat7b gene encoding histone acetyltransferase KAT7 isoform X1, whose amino-acid sequence MPRRRQRHMVGSGSDGTEDSDSSAEREQTNSSESDGNMPKRQRLTRASTRLSQSSQDTPDLKRAADQDESPPLTPTGNAPSSESELDISSPNASHDESQAKDQANRDSDKDLSHRPKRRRCHETYNFNMKCPTPGCNSLGHLTGKHERHFAVSGCPLYHNLSADECKVKAISREKQEEEVKSQEENNSRHATRHQTPTSKQSKYKEQVAEMRKGRNSGLQKEQKEKHMEHRQTHSNTREPLLENITSEYDLELFRKAQARASEDLVMGCLISPISVTLEIRFHILKQSYHVSSHLQEKLRIQGQITEGSNMIKTILFGRYELDTWYHSPYPEEYARLGRLYVCEFCLKYMKSQTILRRHMAKCVWKHPPGDEVYRKGGISVFEVDGKKNKIYCQNLCLLAKLFLDHKTLYYDVEPFLFYVMTEADNTGCHLVGYFSKEKNSFLNYNVSCILTMPQYMRQGFGKMLIDFSYLLSKVEEKVGSPERPLSDLGLISYRSYWKEVLLRYMYNFQGKEISIKEISQETAVNPVDIVSTLQSLQMLKYWKGKHLVLKRQDLIDEWKAKEIKRGNSNKTIDPSSLKWTPPKGT is encoded by the exons ATGCCTCGTAGACGACAG AGACACATGGTCGGGAGTGGTTCAGATGGAACTGAAGACTCTGACTCCTCCGCTGAGAGAGAACAAACCAACAGTTCAGAAAGTGATGGAAACATGCCCAAGAGACAGCGCCTCACCAGAGCCTCTACTCGCCTTAGCCAAAGTTCTCAGG ATACTCCCGACTTGAAGCGAGCTGCAGACCAGGATGAATCTCCACCATTGACGCCCACAGGAAACGCCCCCTCCTCTGAGTCTGAGCTGGACATCTCCAGCCCCAATGCCTCCCACGATGAGAGCCAGGCCAAAGATCAAGCTAACAGAGACTCAGATAAGGACCTCTCTCATCGACCCAAGCGCCGCCGCTGTCACGAGACGTATAACTTCAACATGAAATGCCCTACGCCAGGATGCAATTCACTTG GTCACCTTACAGGAAAACATGAACGTCATTTTGCTGTGTCAGGTTGCCCTCTTTACCACAATCTCTCTGCTGATGAATGCAAG GTGAAAGCCATCAGCCGTGAGAagcaagaggaggaggtgaagagtCAGGAAGAAAACAACTCGCGCCATGCAACTCGTCATCAG ACACCAACATCAAAACAGAGCAAATACAAAGAGCAGGTGGCTGAGATGAGGAAGGGGCGAAACTCTGGCCTTCAGAAGGAGCAGAAGGAAAAGCACATG GAGCATCGgcaaacacacagcaacaccaGAGAGCCTCTGCTAGAGAACATCACCAGTGAATACGATCTGGAGCTCTTTAGAAAAGCCCAGGCCCGTGCATCTGAAGATCTGGTAATGGGCTGTTTGATATCTCCCATCAGTGTCACTCTTGAGATAAGATTTCATATATTAAAACAATCTTATCACGTATCTTCCCACCTGCAGGAGAAGCTGCGGATCCAAGGTCAGATCACCGAAGGCAGTAACATGATAAAGACCATCCTGTTTGGCCGCTATGAGCTGGACACCTGGTACCATTCGCCCTACCCTGAGGAGTATGCACGCCTGGGTCGCCTCTATGTCTGTGAATTCTGCCTCAAGTACATGAAGAGCCAGACCATTCTGAGGCGACACATG GCCAAGTGTGTGTGGAAGCACCCTCCAGGAGATGAGGTGTACAGAAAGGGGGGAATATCTGTGTTTGAAGTAGATGGCAAAAAGAATAAG ATCTACTGCCAGAACCTGTGTTTACTCGCCAAGCTCTTCTTGGACCACAAAACGCTCTATTATGACGTGGAGCCTTTTCTCTTCTACGTCATGACTGAGGCTGACAACACTGGCTGCCATTTAGTGGGATACTTTTCAAAG GAGAAGAATTCCTTCCTCAACTACAACGTATCCTGCATCCTGACAATGCCACAGTACATGAGGCAGGGCTTTGGCAAGATGCTCATCGACTTca gCTACCTGCTGTCCAAAGTGGAAGAGAAGGTTGGCTCACCAGAGAGGCCTCTGTCTGACCTTGGCCTCATCAGTTACCGTAGCTACTGGAAGGAAGTGTTACTAAGATACATGTACAATTTCCAAGGCAAGGAGATCTCCATCAAAG AGATCAGTCAGGAAACTGCAGTTAATCCGGTGGACATTGTGAGCACCCTGCAGTCTCTCCAGATGCTCAAATATTGGAAGGGAAAGCACTTGGTGTTGAAGCGACAG GACCTGATAGACGAGTGGAAAGCGAAGGAGATCAAGCGCGGCAATAGCAATAAAACCATCGACCCGAGCTCACTAAAATGGACGCCTCCCAAAGGGACATAA
- the si:ch211-131k2.2 gene encoding uncharacterized protein si:ch211-131k2.2, producing MDKWKIQLVVVTFCALVQIDQALSSSAEEERGLPKEWQDESLEAGLIHPMATLMKRSNALRFYGLMGKRSGIKKPSNADRRKKVFIGLMGRSISSGESLTRRIPPATTTAIDVSEKPLKQGMIVSV from the exons ATGGATAAGTGGAAGATTCAGCTTGTTGTTGTGACTTTTtgtgctttggtgcaaatcgaTCAGGCACTGTCTTCCAGTgcggaagaggagagagggttGCCCAAAGAGTGGCAG GATGAATCACTGGAGGCAGGTCTGATCCACCCAATGGCCACTCTGATGAAAAGATCTAACGCCCTTCGCTTCTATGGACTCATGGGGAAACGCTCAG GAATAAAGAAACCTTCCAATGCAGACAGAC GAAAAAAAGTGTTCATAGGTCTGATGGGAAGAAGCATTTCCAGTGGCG AATCTCTAACCAGGAGGATTCCACCTGCGACAACCACTGCGATCGATGTTTCGGAGAAACCACTCAAGCAAGGTATGATTGTATCAGTATAA